From the genome of Candidatus Krumholzibacteriota bacterium, one region includes:
- the guaA gene encoding glutamine-hydrolyzing GMP synthase, producing MKERDWDGASIVILDFGSQYTQLIARRIRAAHVFSVILPNDASIEEIRAEKPVGIVLSGGPASVIADGSPGLEADIFSLGLPVLGICYGMQLISRDRGSTIERAEHREYGHTMIEAETSNDLFHGTPASQRVWMSHGDRVKTLPRGFRAIASSEGCPLAAVVDDRGGIYGLQFHPEVFHTEHGDRILGNFLFRICGAEPSWSSASFVEREIEKIREKVGTGRVLCAVSGGVDSSVMAVLVDRAIGAGLCPVFVDNGLLREGEVDEVRELFSHYITGEAVIVDAADEFLSRLDGLTDAEEKRKAIGKCFIDVFEEQSRIHGPFDFLAQGTLYPDVIESCSTVGPSATIKSHHNVGGLPEELGFELVEPLALLFKDEVREVGRFLGLPEKQIGRHPFPGPGLGVRVPGAVCREDLDLLRKVDRIFIDALKREKLYDEVWQAFAVLLPVKSVGVMGDERTYQRAAALRAVTSTDGMTADWARLPYDFLQNVASEIINRVDGVNRVVYDISSKPPSTIEWE from the coding sequence GTGAAGGAACGCGACTGGGACGGCGCATCGATCGTCATTCTCGATTTCGGATCGCAGTACACGCAACTGATCGCGCGGCGGATACGCGCGGCGCACGTCTTCTCCGTGATCCTCCCCAACGACGCGTCGATCGAGGAGATCCGCGCCGAGAAACCGGTCGGGATCGTCCTCTCGGGCGGGCCGGCAAGCGTCATCGCGGACGGGTCCCCCGGTCTCGAAGCGGACATCTTCTCGCTCGGCCTTCCCGTCCTGGGCATCTGCTACGGCATGCAGCTCATCTCCCGCGACCGGGGCTCGACGATCGAGCGCGCCGAGCACCGCGAATACGGACACACGATGATCGAGGCCGAGACGTCCAACGACCTCTTCCACGGCACGCCCGCGTCCCAGCGCGTCTGGATGAGCCACGGCGACCGGGTGAAGACCCTTCCACGCGGGTTCCGCGCGATCGCCTCGTCGGAGGGGTGTCCCCTCGCCGCCGTCGTCGACGACCGCGGCGGTATCTACGGGCTGCAGTTCCATCCCGAGGTCTTCCACACCGAGCACGGCGACCGGATCCTCGGGAATTTCCTCTTCCGCATCTGCGGCGCCGAACCGTCCTGGTCGTCGGCGAGCTTCGTCGAGCGCGAAATCGAGAAGATCCGCGAGAAGGTCGGAACGGGGCGCGTCCTCTGCGCGGTGAGCGGCGGGGTCGACAGCTCGGTGATGGCCGTGCTCGTCGACCGGGCGATCGGGGCGGGACTCTGCCCCGTCTTCGTCGACAACGGTCTTCTCAGGGAGGGGGAGGTCGACGAGGTGCGCGAGCTGTTTTCGCATTACATCACCGGAGAGGCCGTGATCGTCGACGCGGCAGACGAATTCCTCTCCCGTCTCGACGGCCTGACCGACGCCGAGGAGAAGCGGAAGGCGATCGGCAAGTGCTTCATCGACGTCTTCGAGGAGCAGAGCAGGATCCACGGGCCCTTCGATTTCCTGGCCCAGGGCACCCTCTACCCGGACGTGATCGAGAGCTGTTCGACCGTCGGACCGTCGGCGACGATCAAGTCGCACCACAACGTCGGTGGGCTTCCCGAGGAGCTCGGTTTCGAGCTCGTCGAGCCGCTCGCCCTCCTCTTCAAGGACGAGGTGAGGGAGGTGGGACGTTTTCTCGGCCTTCCGGAGAAGCAGATCGGCAGGCATCCCTTCCCGGGACCGGGGCTCGGCGTCCGCGTGCCGGGGGCGGTCTGCCGCGAAGACCTCGACCTGCTGAGAAAAGTCGACCGGATCTTCATCGACGCCCTCAAGCGCGAAAAGCTCTACGACGAGGTCTGGCAGGCGTTCGCCGTTCTTCTGCCCGTCAAGAGCGTCGGGGTGATGGGAGACGAACGCACCTACCAGCGGGCCGCCGCGCTGCGTGCCGTCACCAGTACCGACGGCATGACGGCCGACTGGGCGAGGCTGCCGTACGATTTCCTGCAGAACGTCGCCAGCGAGATCATCAACCGCGTCGACGGCGTCAACCGTGTCGTCTACGATATCAGCTCGAAACCGCCGAGCACGATCGAGTGGGAATGA
- a CDS encoding GGDEF domain-containing protein, translated as MHPGFAKDYSYLLSRIIPRHLLSSKRLDGVLRVLSGGGRTEMLREAFLSMEELSRKGVFRRKDFDRRPNGVSITYRQVGKPAGVTLEMTGREWEEISGERRVAEGILPSVLAGIISSLSIDSAPGSIAIRLEELIALAGHVHRGATGHLVLVTEEEVPPERDSVGVRWATPGDLSKSGLYGPVMRTGKRHRLHRFSREAEAFPGPSLFRVLPGTESIILVPLYEETRMRGILEVHLPDRDTPGNDTIFNLAILGRGVLAVLANHDSLEKMVSIDSLTRVHNRNSYEAQVRLEIERAQRDRKELAFLMIDIDDFKRVNDVHGHEAGDRILRLVAQAMKRHLRKIDLLFRYGGEEFIALLPGAGREPAARTAERVREVVAELGVDLDEGERVSVTISVGGCIYPVDAQDESELFRKADKAMYISKSGGKDRVTFYDGGGEANDMTG; from the coding sequence ATGCATCCTGGGTTTGCGAAAGATTACTCGTACCTTCTTTCACGGATCATACCCAGACATCTCCTCTCCTCGAAACGCCTGGACGGGGTCCTCAGGGTCCTTTCCGGGGGCGGGAGGACGGAGATGCTCAGGGAGGCCTTCCTCTCGATGGAGGAGCTCTCCCGGAAGGGCGTGTTTCGTCGAAAGGACTTCGATCGCCGTCCAAACGGCGTGAGCATCACCTACCGGCAGGTCGGGAAACCGGCCGGCGTGACGCTCGAGATGACCGGGCGTGAATGGGAGGAGATCAGCGGGGAGCGGCGCGTCGCCGAGGGGATACTGCCTTCCGTCCTCGCGGGGATCATCTCCTCGCTGTCGATCGACAGCGCGCCCGGGAGCATCGCGATCCGGCTCGAGGAGCTGATCGCGCTCGCCGGGCACGTGCATCGCGGAGCCACCGGGCATCTCGTCCTCGTTACCGAGGAGGAGGTTCCGCCGGAGCGCGACAGCGTCGGCGTCCGCTGGGCGACGCCGGGAGACCTGTCGAAGAGCGGGCTCTACGGGCCGGTCATGCGGACCGGCAAGCGGCACCGGCTCCACCGCTTCTCGCGGGAGGCGGAAGCCTTTCCCGGCCCGAGCCTGTTCCGCGTCCTTCCCGGCACGGAATCGATCATCCTCGTCCCCCTCTACGAGGAGACCCGCATGCGGGGGATCCTCGAGGTGCATCTTCCCGACCGCGACACGCCGGGGAACGACACGATATTCAATCTCGCCATCCTCGGACGCGGCGTTCTCGCGGTCCTCGCCAACCACGATTCGCTCGAGAAGATGGTCTCGATCGACTCCCTCACCCGCGTGCACAACCGCAATTCGTACGAGGCGCAGGTGAGGCTCGAGATAGAGCGTGCCCAGCGGGACAGGAAGGAACTCGCCTTCCTCATGATCGACATAGACGATTTCAAGCGGGTCAACGACGTGCACGGCCACGAGGCGGGAGACCGGATCCTTCGCCTCGTCGCGCAGGCGATGAAACGGCACCTGCGGAAGATCGATCTCCTCTTCCGGTACGGGGGCGAGGAGTTCATCGCCCTGCTGCCGGGGGCGGGCAGGGAACCGGCGGCGAGGACCGCCGAACGCGTCCGCGAGGTCGTCGCCGAACTCGGCGTCGATCTCGACGAAGGAGAACGCGTGTCGGTCACGATCAGCGTCGGCGGTTGCATCTACCCGGTGGATGCGCAGGACGAGTCGGAACTGTTCCGCAAGGCCGACAAGGCGATGTACATATCGAAGAGCGGCGGCAAGGACCGCGTGACGTTCTACGACGGCGGGGGGGAAGCGAACGACATGACCGGCTGA
- a CDS encoding phosphoribosylaminoimidazolesuccinocarboxamide synthase, whose amino-acid sequence MKNEGDRERYADLPGVRPSYRGKVRDVYGIGDTLIVVATDRISAYDSVLPTPITGKGIILNMISAAWFRHFADVPNHLLSTEPADFPPPFDRFAGELGGRSMLVRKAERIDLECIVRGYITGSGWREYSATGAICGIDLPPGLLLSQKLDEPIFTPSTKADEGHDENISVERAADIVGRETVDRIRDLSLSLYARAADHAATRGIIIADTKFEFGVIDGEIALIDEALTPDSSRFWLAEEYGEGRPQESLDKQFVRDWLDESGWDHTPPAPELPDEIVAKTADRYRMAAERLFPGIDIERYL is encoded by the coding sequence ATGAAGAATGAGGGTGACCGGGAGAGGTACGCCGATCTGCCAGGCGTTCGTCCGTCGTACCGCGGCAAAGTACGGGACGTCTACGGGATCGGCGACACGCTGATCGTCGTGGCGACCGACAGGATCTCGGCCTACGATTCCGTCCTTCCCACGCCGATCACGGGAAAGGGGATCATTTTGAACATGATCTCCGCCGCATGGTTCCGGCATTTCGCCGACGTGCCCAACCATCTCCTCTCGACCGAGCCTGCGGATTTCCCGCCCCCGTTCGACCGGTTCGCCGGGGAGCTGGGAGGCAGGTCGATGCTCGTCCGGAAGGCGGAACGGATCGATCTCGAGTGCATCGTCCGAGGATACATCACGGGATCGGGGTGGAGGGAATATTCCGCGACCGGTGCAATCTGCGGCATCGATCTTCCCCCGGGGCTCCTTCTCTCGCAGAAGCTCGATGAGCCGATATTCACGCCGTCGACGAAGGCGGACGAGGGGCATGACGAGAACATCTCGGTTGAACGGGCGGCCGACATCGTCGGGAGGGAGACGGTCGACCGCATCCGCGACCTCAGCCTGTCGCTCTACGCGCGCGCGGCCGATCACGCCGCGACGCGGGGGATCATCATCGCCGACACGAAGTTCGAATTCGGCGTGATCGACGGCGAGATCGCGCTGATCGACGAGGCCCTCACGCCGGACTCGTCTCGGTTCTGGCTCGCGGAGGAATACGGAGAGGGCCGTCCGCAGGAGAGCCTCGACAAGCAGTTCGTCCGCGACTGGCTGGATGAAAGCGGTTGGGACCATACGCCGCCGGCGCCCGAGTTGCCGGACGAGATAGTCGCGAAAACGGCGGACAGGTACCGCATGGCCGCCGAACGGCTCTTTCCTGGCATCGATATCGAAAGGTACCTATGA
- the purH gene encoding bifunctional phosphoribosylaminoimidazolecarboxamide formyltransferase/IMP cyclohydrolase translates to MNRRIERALMSVTDKTGVVEFARELASRGVEIVASGGTARAIAGAGIAVTEISDLTGFPECMDGRVKTLHPKVHGGILADRDREAHLEQAAELGIALIDLVAVNLYRFREASSDPTLSEREIVEQIDIGGPTLIRSAAKNFHSVAVVVDPGDYGAVIAEMDGNGDSLTLETRRRFSSKAFHHTASYDAAISRWYDEREEDGDLPGQLVTVYTKIRPLRYGENPHQAAALYRQDPPVGRFHEFVQYQGKELSYNNIQDTWAAFRLARDLGPGGCAVMKHANPCGAAVCATPWESFVRARKTDPVSAFGSIVAVNGEIDGRLADASKEGFVEVLIARGYTDEARESLRKKKNLRLLALCDEEWERDLAGLVTSEAGPLLLVQERDEGFPELDDWRLATSRAPSPDETKAMRLAWVVAKHVKSNAIVICDREGTVGVGAGQMSRVDSCMIAVDKARREGLEIEGCSAGSDAFFPFPDGPETLARAGVRCIVQPGGSMRDEEVVAAAEKLGLTMVMTGRRHFRH, encoded by the coding sequence ATGAACAGAAGGATCGAACGGGCGTTGATGAGCGTCACGGACAAGACCGGCGTCGTCGAGTTCGCGCGAGAGCTCGCCTCGCGGGGCGTCGAGATCGTCGCATCGGGCGGCACGGCGCGGGCGATCGCCGGAGCGGGGATCGCCGTCACGGAGATCAGCGATCTCACCGGATTCCCCGAATGCATGGACGGGCGTGTCAAGACCCTCCATCCGAAGGTGCACGGCGGGATCCTCGCGGACCGCGACAGGGAAGCGCACCTCGAACAGGCCGCCGAACTGGGGATCGCACTGATCGACCTCGTGGCCGTCAACCTCTACCGGTTCCGGGAGGCCTCGTCCGATCCGACGCTCTCGGAGCGGGAGATCGTGGAACAGATCGATATCGGGGGCCCCACGCTCATCCGTTCCGCCGCGAAGAATTTCCACTCCGTCGCCGTCGTCGTCGACCCCGGGGATTACGGGGCCGTCATCGCGGAGATGGACGGGAACGGCGATTCGCTCACCCTCGAGACGCGGCGTCGTTTCTCCTCGAAGGCGTTCCATCACACCGCATCCTATGACGCGGCGATCTCGCGCTGGTACGACGAGCGCGAAGAGGACGGGGATCTTCCCGGACAGCTCGTCACGGTCTACACGAAGATCCGCCCGCTGCGGTACGGCGAGAATCCGCACCAGGCGGCCGCGCTCTACCGGCAGGACCCGCCGGTCGGCCGGTTCCACGAGTTCGTGCAATACCAGGGCAAGGAATTGTCCTACAACAACATCCAGGACACCTGGGCCGCCTTCAGGCTTGCCAGGGATCTCGGCCCCGGGGGTTGCGCCGTGATGAAACACGCGAATCCGTGCGGCGCGGCAGTGTGCGCGACGCCGTGGGAGAGCTTCGTCAGGGCCAGGAAGACCGATCCGGTGTCGGCGTTCGGGTCGATCGTCGCGGTGAACGGCGAGATCGACGGCCGTCTCGCCGATGCGTCGAAGGAGGGGTTCGTCGAGGTCCTCATCGCCCGCGGCTATACCGACGAGGCGCGGGAATCCCTGCGGAAGAAGAAGAATCTCCGCCTGCTGGCGCTTTGCGACGAGGAATGGGAGCGCGATCTCGCCGGGCTCGTCACGAGCGAGGCGGGCCCCCTTCTCCTCGTGCAGGAACGGGACGAGGGGTTCCCGGAACTCGACGACTGGCGGCTGGCGACCTCGCGCGCGCCCTCTCCGGACGAAACGAAGGCGATGCGGCTCGCGTGGGTCGTCGCGAAGCACGTGAAGTCGAACGCCATAGTCATCTGCGACCGCGAAGGCACGGTGGGCGTCGGCGCGGGGCAGATGAGCAGGGTCGATTCATGCATGATCGCCGTGGACAAGGCCCGCCGGGAGGGATTGGAGATCGAGGGGTGCTCTGCGGGCTCGGATGCCTTCTTCCCCTTCCCCGACGGACCCGAGACGCTCGCCCGCGCGGGAGTCAGGTGCATCGTCCAGCCGGGCGGCTCGATGCGCGACGAGGAGGTCGTCGCCGCGGCCGAAAAGCTCGGCCTCACGATGGTCATGACGGGAAGACGGCACTTCAGACACTAG
- a CDS encoding phosphoribosylglycinamide formyltransferase, giving the protein MKPIRIAVLASGRGSNFEALALAADGENVPAGIHLLVVDNPEAEALRIAGERGIEAAVVDCGPRKGSMSPESSEKIFELCRAQEIDLVCLAGFMRVVKGRLLDEYAGRMMNIHPALLPSFPGLNGQRQALEYGVRYSGCTVHFVDSGVDTGPVIVQRVVPVLDSDDEERLSARILVEEHAAYPEAVRLYATGRLRVDGRRVKILDEE; this is encoded by the coding sequence ATGAAGCCCATACGAATCGCCGTTTTGGCATCCGGCCGCGGGAGCAATTTCGAGGCGCTCGCGCTTGCGGCGGACGGCGAGAACGTTCCTGCAGGAATCCATCTTCTCGTCGTCGACAATCCCGAAGCGGAGGCGCTCCGCATTGCCGGGGAACGGGGCATCGAGGCGGCGGTCGTCGATTGCGGCCCGCGGAAGGGCTCGATGTCGCCCGAGTCCAGCGAGAAGATCTTCGAACTCTGCCGGGCGCAGGAGATCGATCTCGTCTGCCTCGCCGGGTTCATGCGCGTCGTGAAGGGACGGCTCCTCGATGAGTACGCGGGGAGGATGATGAACATCCACCCGGCGCTTCTCCCGAGTTTCCCGGGATTGAACGGACAGCGGCAGGCGCTCGAATACGGCGTCAGGTATTCGGGTTGCACGGTCCACTTCGTCGACTCGGGCGTCGATACCGGTCCGGTCATCGTCCAGCGCGTCGTGCCCGTACTCGATTCGGACGACGAGGAGAGGCTCAGCGCCCGCATCCTCGTCGAGGAACACGCGGCCTACCCGGAAGCGGTGAGATTGTACGCGACGGGAAGACTCCGCGTCGACGGAAGGAGAGTGAAGATACTCGATGAAGAATGA
- a CDS encoding LysM peptidoglycan-binding domain-containing protein codes for MMRYANFISTRLLPAVVAAALLMGCVAGTGRIPDPAVDGVPGSEAEMYMLYPQLLHLHERYDETAAYYYLGDLESSILLGEELVVSIDDMKSTAPDAFVCDHLDTLSDWTKCLLQRVRQEELDREWRNHTLAALDSIASRHVVEDEIEIVLNWRTEQMLKYFQGRGRRHFRLWLDRTAVYRDIIEPILVEVGVPRDLLYLAVIESGLNLSARSNVKATGPWQFMSGTARLFGLRVDWWIDERMDIVASTYAAAHYLKHLHGLFGSWQLALASYNAGEYRVAHAVSRQKTEDYWKLRLPSQTRWFVPKYMAALAIGRNPSAYGFDEPSGEPLEFDLVTVDQSTDLRLIAKAAGCTVMRIKNLNPALKRWATPPNSVIDLKVPRGSGPDVAAALAGIPPGERVSWHRHRVKRGEALSRIAATYEISIRELKKLNGITNVHRIREGSVLLIPVRDAEPAVSSSEEPAWRSAPDLPDRIRVKRYAAPEGRRKIVYTVRDHDTLSEIAERFHVGLSRLRSWNDLRWSSTIHPGDRLVVYVAPDAALPPGAAEDGDAPPPVSGKKRVVHVVASGETLTSICRRYRARISDILAWNTNIRKNRIYPGDRITIWTDVD; via the coding sequence TTGATGCGGTACGCGAATTTCATATCGACACGTCTCCTGCCGGCCGTCGTCGCCGCCGCTCTCCTCATGGGATGCGTCGCCGGAACGGGTCGGATCCCCGATCCCGCCGTCGACGGCGTCCCCGGGAGCGAGGCGGAGATGTACATGCTGTACCCGCAGCTGCTCCACCTCCACGAACGGTACGACGAGACGGCTGCCTACTATTACCTCGGGGACCTCGAATCGTCGATCCTCCTCGGCGAGGAGCTCGTCGTCTCCATCGACGACATGAAATCGACCGCCCCGGATGCCTTCGTCTGCGATCATCTCGATACGCTGTCCGACTGGACGAAGTGTTTGCTGCAGCGTGTCAGGCAGGAGGAACTCGACCGCGAATGGCGCAACCACACCCTCGCGGCACTCGATTCCATCGCGAGCCGGCACGTCGTCGAGGACGAGATAGAGATCGTCCTCAACTGGCGCACCGAGCAGATGCTGAAGTACTTCCAGGGCAGGGGCCGTCGGCATTTCCGTCTCTGGCTCGATCGGACGGCGGTCTACCGGGACATCATCGAGCCGATCCTCGTCGAGGTCGGGGTCCCGCGCGACCTCCTCTACCTCGCCGTGATCGAGAGCGGCCTCAACCTCTCCGCCCGTTCCAACGTCAAGGCGACCGGTCCCTGGCAATTCATGTCCGGTACGGCGCGCCTCTTCGGCCTGCGGGTCGACTGGTGGATCGACGAGCGCATGGACATCGTGGCCTCCACCTACGCGGCGGCCCATTACCTGAAACACCTCCACGGCCTCTTCGGCTCGTGGCAACTCGCCCTCGCCTCCTACAACGCGGGCGAATACCGCGTCGCCCATGCCGTATCGCGGCAGAAGACGGAAGATTACTGGAAGCTCCGCCTTCCCAGCCAGACGCGCTGGTTCGTGCCGAAGTACATGGCCGCTCTCGCGATCGGGCGCAACCCGTCGGCCTACGGCTTCGACGAGCCCTCGGGCGAACCGCTCGAGTTCGATCTCGTCACGGTCGACCAGTCCACCGACCTCCGGCTCATCGCGAAGGCGGCCGGGTGCACCGTGATGCGCATCAAGAACCTCAACCCGGCGCTCAAGCGCTGGGCCACGCCGCCCAATTCGGTTATCGACCTGAAGGTGCCCCGCGGTTCCGGACCCGACGTCGCCGCGGCCCTCGCCGGCATTCCCCCCGGCGAGCGAGTATCCTGGCACCGGCACCGCGTGAAGCGCGGAGAGGCGCTCTCGCGCATCGCGGCGACGTACGAGATCTCCATCCGCGAGCTGAAGAAGCTGAACGGGATCACGAACGTGCACCGCATCCGGGAGGGCTCGGTCCTTCTCATCCCCGTGCGCGACGCCGAACCCGCCGTTTCGTCAAGCGAGGAGCCGGCCTGGCGCAGCGCCCCCGACCTTCCCGACCGTATCCGGGTGAAACGGTACGCGGCCCCCGAGGGCCGGCGGAAAATCGTCTACACCGTCCGCGATCATGACACGCTCAGCGAGATCGCCGAACGATTCCACGTGGGTTTGAGCCGTCTCCGCTCGTGGAACGATCTCCGGTGGTCCTCGACGATCCATCCGGGCGACCGGCTCGTCGTCTACGTAGCGCCCGACGCGGCGCTTCCTCCCGGCGCGGCCGAGGACGGCGACGCTCCCCCCCCCGTCTCGGGAAAGAAACGCGTCGTGCACGTCGTGGCGAGCGGCGAGACGCTTACCTCGATCTGCCGCCGCTACCGCGCGCGCATATCCGATATCCTCGCGTGGAATACGAATATCAGGAAGAACCGCATCTATCCGGGGGACCGGATAACCATCTGGACCGACGTCGACTGA
- a CDS encoding ComEC/Rec2 family competence protein gives MTTMWWTVFLCLGLLRPQGGGAVLAGILAFIVAAGWCLRFAGTARAGGRPGTDVARRRWRRAATTAAAGIVLMGAGASIRGEVEEGSAGQHVAIVDRIAARARARCDRGVLSPTARAFIRALLLADRGALPPETIERYRYLGLSHLLALSGLHLGVVLIGVGAAFAASGISRRSREAATASAALIYAAAARFPPSLVRALLLGGVAILRRSAGLAPSLENSLWLCVLAAAVVVPRSLATLSFALSASAVAAIAFLAIPAMNRFGGRRGGARGVARAIVCALTLSASILAGTLPVIALIFGRVPLVSPLATLVAMIPVTLYLYVGMAYILFPSSCLPALAALAEPLAFLLEKLPAAMCRLPCPAIYRGTFALPAYVAGLGLLCVSLGSPGRRGRLSTAAALLAVSFLCGGGDAVRGPSVERIDGRACLVEDGERILIVETVFRANDAQRIVSGLWRRGVGAVDLLVVLQGDGRGAAAAGRIASRLGVGRIVLSPYALVGAESDRWRATVIADGRAATIVVGDLEALIGAVPFPPRPGCPVGEARARLTLSVRSVGEGRIVYPAERER, from the coding sequence ATGACGACGATGTGGTGGACCGTTTTTCTGTGTCTGGGGCTCTTGCGCCCGCAGGGCGGCGGCGCCGTACTCGCGGGGATACTCGCCTTCATCGTCGCGGCGGGCTGGTGTCTCCGGTTCGCCGGCACCGCTCGGGCGGGCGGTCGGCCGGGAACGGACGTCGCCCGTCGGCGATGGCGGCGAGCCGCGACGACGGCTGCGGCGGGCATCGTTCTCATGGGGGCGGGCGCCTCGATCCGCGGAGAGGTCGAAGAGGGTTCCGCGGGGCAGCACGTCGCCATCGTCGATCGCATCGCCGCTCGCGCACGGGCGCGATGCGATCGGGGCGTTCTGTCGCCGACCGCCCGGGCCTTTATCCGGGCGCTGCTGCTCGCCGATCGCGGCGCCCTGCCGCCGGAAACGATCGAACGATACCGGTATCTCGGCCTGTCGCACCTTCTGGCCCTGAGCGGACTTCATCTCGGCGTCGTCCTGATCGGTGTCGGGGCCGCGTTCGCCGCATCGGGGATCTCGCGGCGATCGAGAGAGGCGGCGACGGCCTCCGCGGCGCTCATCTACGCCGCCGCCGCTCGATTTCCGCCATCGCTCGTCCGTGCGCTCCTTCTCGGCGGTGTCGCGATTCTCCGGCGAAGCGCGGGACTCGCGCCGTCGCTCGAAAACTCCCTGTGGCTCTGCGTGCTCGCGGCGGCCGTCGTCGTTCCCCGGAGCCTCGCGACCCTCTCCTTCGCATTGTCGGCATCGGCCGTGGCGGCGATCGCCTTCCTGGCGATTCCCGCCATGAACCGGTTCGGGGGACGGCGGGGAGGGGCGAGGGGTGTCGCCCGAGCCATCGTCTGCGCCCTCACGCTCTCGGCGTCCATTCTCGCCGGGACGCTACCCGTGATTGCCCTGATATTCGGGCGCGTCCCGCTCGTATCGCCGCTGGCGACCCTGGTCGCGATGATACCGGTGACGCTCTATCTGTATGTAGGAATGGCGTATATACTGTTTCCTTCGAGTTGTCTGCCAGCGTTGGCAGCCCTCGCCGAACCGCTCGCGTTCCTGCTCGAAAAGCTGCCGGCCGCAATGTGCCGCCTTCCCTGCCCGGCCATCTACCGGGGGACATTCGCCCTGCCGGCATACGTCGCCGGACTCGGGCTTCTCTGCGTTTCCCTCGGCTCGCCGGGGCGGCGCGGCCGGCTGTCGACGGCGGCGGCGCTTCTCGCCGTCTCCTTCCTGTGCGGAGGGGGGGACGCAGTTCGCGGACCATCGGTCGAACGTATCGACGGGCGGGCGTGTCTCGTCGAGGACGGAGAAAGGATCCTCATCGTCGAGACGGTATTCCGGGCGAACGACGCGCAACGGATCGTCTCGGGACTGTGGCGACGCGGCGTCGGAGCGGTCGATCTGCTCGTCGTGCTCCAGGGCGACGGGCGTGGAGCGGCGGCGGCCGGGCGTATCGCGTCGCGTCTCGGCGTCGGCCGTATCGTGCTCAGTCCGTACGCACTCGTCGGCGCCGAGAGCGATCGATGGCGAGCGACGGTCATCGCGGACGGCCGGGCCGCGACCATCGTCGTCGGCGACCTCGAGGCGCTGATCGGCGCCGTTCCGTTCCCGCCCCGTCCGGGTTGTCCCGTCGGTGAGGCCCGCGCCCGTCTCACCCTCTCGGTGCGGTCCGTCGGGGAGGGGCGCATCGTCTATCCCGCGGAACGGGAGCGCTGA